The following are encoded together in the Salvia hispanica cultivar TCC Black 2014 chromosome 6, UniMelb_Shisp_WGS_1.0, whole genome shotgun sequence genome:
- the LOC125196737 gene encoding uncharacterized protein LOC125196737 isoform X1, whose protein sequence is MNAIKPHALRCCQSTPPFKSGIFTEINGINISGGRGRRLAVKASGDGAEKKTERRSFLTLEEAGLVEISGLSTHERFLCRLTISSLNLLRVISEQEGCEMEELNAGKVCDWFIKDKLKREQNLDAVLQWDDSEFML, encoded by the exons ATGAATGCAATCAAACCACACGCCCTACGCTGCTGCCAATCAACTCCACCCTTCAAATCTGGCATTTTCACCGAAATTAATGGGATTAACATCTCCGGCGGCAGGGGGCGGAGGCTTGCGGTGAAAGCCAGCGGCGACGGCGCAGAGAAGAAAACCGAAAGGCGGAGTTTCCTGACGCTGGAAGAGGCTGGTTTGGTCGAGATCTCGGGCCTCAGCACGCACGAGCGCTTTCTATGCCGATTAACG ATATCATCGTTGAATCTGCTTCGAGTGATTTCGGAGCAGGAAGGGTGCGAAATGGAGGAGCTGAATGCGGGGAAGGTATGCGATTGGTTCATCAAAGATAAGCTCAAAAGAGAGCAAAATTTGGATGCAGTTCTGCAATGGGATGATTCTGAATTCATGTTATGA
- the LOC125196737 gene encoding uncharacterized protein LOC125196737 isoform X2 has translation MNAIKPHALRCCQSTPPFKSGIFTEINGINISGGRGRRLAVKASGDGAEKKTERRSFLTLEEAGLVEISGLSTHERFLCRLTEGCEMEELNAGKVCDWFIKDKLKREQNLDAVLQWDDSEFML, from the exons ATGAATGCAATCAAACCACACGCCCTACGCTGCTGCCAATCAACTCCACCCTTCAAATCTGGCATTTTCACCGAAATTAATGGGATTAACATCTCCGGCGGCAGGGGGCGGAGGCTTGCGGTGAAAGCCAGCGGCGACGGCGCAGAGAAGAAAACCGAAAGGCGGAGTTTCCTGACGCTGGAAGAGGCTGGTTTGGTCGAGATCTCGGGCCTCAGCACGCACGAGCGCTTTCTATGCCGATTAACG GAAGGGTGCGAAATGGAGGAGCTGAATGCGGGGAAGGTATGCGATTGGTTCATCAAAGATAAGCTCAAAAGAGAGCAAAATTTGGATGCAGTTCTGCAATGGGATGATTCTGAATTCATGTTATGA
- the LOC125192298 gene encoding vesicle-associated protein 4-2, translating into MALVEERSSSSDGKVWGLFKLPFRNSHHTTSSSSSASANFAHYQQNYGHGNGNAQFPVEGSAAQATSVSSVARSLLPGRRRLKLDPSKKLYFPYEPGKQVRSAIKIKNTSKSHVAFKFQTTAPKSCFMRPPGSILAPGESIIATVFKFVEPPENNEKPMDQKSTVKFKIMSLKVKGPPTDYIPELFDEQKDEVAVEQILRVVFLDAERPSPALDKLKRQLAEAEAELEARKKPSEDTGPKFIGEGLVIDEWKERRERYLARQQVEGVDSI; encoded by the exons ATGGCGCTCGTCGAGGAGCGATCGTCTTCCTCCGATGGCAAAGTCTGGGGGCTCTTCAAGCTCCCTTTCCGTAATTCGCATCATACGAcgtcctcctcctcttccgcCTCCGCAAATTTCGCTCATTATCAGCAGAATTACGGCCACGGAAACGGCAACGCCCAGTTTCCGGTTGAAGGATCAGCTGCGCAGGCCACCTCGGTCTCTTCAGTTGCCAGATCGCTGCTCCCCGGACGCCGTCGTCTCAAGCTCGATCCCTCTAAGAAGCTTTATTTCCCCT ATGAACCAGGTAAGCAAGTCCGAAGTgctatcaaaataaaaaatacaagcAAGTCTCATGTAGCTTTCAAG TTTCAAACGACTGCGCCAAAGAGCTGTTTCATGCGTCCACCTGGCTCCATTCTTGCTCCTGGCGAGAGTATCATAGCAACTG TATTCAAGTTTGTCGAGCCTCCAGAGAACAATGAGAAGCCGATGGATCAGAAAAGCACAGTGAAGTTTAAAATCATGAGCCTAAAAGTGAAAGGGCCACCAACTGACTACATACCTGAACTG TTTGATGAGCAAAAGGATGAAGTGGCTGTGGAGCAGATACTTCGGGTTGTTTTTCTAGATGCAGAACGTCCTAGCCCT GCGCTAGACAAATTAAAGCGCCAGTTGGCTGAAGCAGAGGCTGAGCTCGAGGCTCGCAAGAAGCCTTCAGAAGACACGGGACCAAAGTTTATCGGAGAAGGACTTGTGATCGATGAATGG aaagaaagaagagagagatacTTGGCTCGTCAACAAGTGGAAGGGGTAGACTCCATATGA
- the LOC125192297 gene encoding sugar carrier protein C-like, with amino-acid sequence MAGGGFGPGPGAGKQYPGNLTPYVVMTCVIAAMGGLIFGYDIGISGGVTSMDSFLEKFFPSVFRKQEADKSTNQYCKFDSETLTLFTSSLYLAALCSSLVASTVTRKLGRKLSMLCGGVLFCVGALINGFAKAVWMLIVGRIFLGFGIGFANQSVPLYLSEMAPYKYRGALNIGFQLSITIGILAANVLNYGFSKIKGGWGWRLSLGGAMVPALIITVGSLILPETPNSMIERGQSEKARHKLMRIRGIDNVDEEFNDLVAASEASSKVEHPWRNLLQRKYRPHLTMAIAIPFFQQLTGINVIMFYAPVLFKTIGFGDDAALMSAVITGGVNVLATVVSIYYVDKLGRRFLFIQGGIQMLICQVCVAIFIAIKFGVDGHPGDLPKWYAIVVVLFICIYVAGFAWSWGPLGWLVPSEIFPLEIRSAAQSLNVSVNMVFTFIVAQVFLNMLCHLKFGLFLFFGFFVMVMTIFIYFFLPETKNIPIEEMVIVWKQHWFWSRFMTDVEYGNGHGRSVELKNGRGDTYNKV; translated from the exons atggCGGGAGGCGGTTTCGGGCCCGGCCCCGGCGCCGGAAAGCAATATCCCGGCAACCTGACGCCGTACGTGGTTATGACGTGCGTCATCGCGGCCATGGGCGGGCTGATCTTCGGCTACGACATTGGAATCTCAGGCGGAGTGACGTCGATGGATTCGTTTCTGGAGAAGTTCTTCCCGTCGGTTTTTAGGAAGCAGGAGGCCGATAAATCGACCAACCAGTACTGCAAGTTCGACAGCGAGACGCTCACGCTCTTCACGTCGTCGCTCTACTTGGCGGCGCTCTGCTCCTCGCTGGTGGCGTCCACCGTCACCAGGAAGCTGGGCCGGAAGCTGTCGATGCTGTGCGGAGGCGTCCTCTTCTGCGTCGGCGCCTTGATCAACGGCTTCGCTAAGGCTGTTTGGATGCTCATCGTCGGCCGGATTTTCCTCGGTTTCGGAATCGGATTCGCCAATCAG TCAGTGCCACTATACCTATCTGAAATGGCGCCATACAAATACAGAGGAGCTCTCAACATTGGCTTCCAACTCTCAATCACAATAGGCATCTTAGCAGCCAATGTGCTCAACTACGGGTTCTCCAAGATCAAGGGCGGGTGGGGCTGGCGCCTGAGCTTGGGCGGCGCAATGGTGCCGGCGCTGATCATCACGGTGGGCTCCCTGATCCTCCCTGAGACTCCCAACTCGATGATCGAGCGGGGGCAGAGCGAGAAGGCCCGCCATAAGCTCATGAGGATCCGCGGCATAGACAACGTGGACGAGGAGTTCAACGACCTTGTGGCAGCCAGCGAGGCCTCGAGCAAGGTGGAGCACCCGTGGCGTAACCTCCTTCAGAGGAAGTACCGCCCCCATTTGACGATGGCCATCGCCATCCCCTTCTTCCAGCAGCTCACCGGCATCAATGTCATCATGTTCTACGCCCCTGTCTTGTTTAAGACCATCGGGTTTGGGGACGATGCCGCCTTGATGTCTGCTGTCATCACCGGTGGTGTCAATGTCCTCGCCACTGTCGTCTCCATTTATTACGTCGATAAGTTGGGGAGGCGGTTCCTTTTCATCCAGGGTGGCATTCAGATGCTTATTTGTCAG GTGTGTGTGGCGATCTTCATTGCCATCAAGTTTGGGGTGGACGGGCATCCCGGCGATCTGCCCAAGTGGTATGCCATCGTGGTGGTGCTCTTCATATGCATCTATGTGGCTGGGTTCGCGTGGTCGTGGGGCCCACTGGGGTGGCTTGTGCCAAGTGAGATCTTCCCCTTGGAGATAAGGTCGGCCGCGCAGAGCCTGAACGTGTCGGTGAACATGGTGTTCACCTTCATCGTGGCACAGGTCTTCTTGAATATGCTCTGCCACCTCAAGTTCGGGCTGTTTCTGTTCTTCGGCTTCTTTGTGATGGTGATGACGATCTTCATATACTTCTTCCTGCCAGAGACGAAGAACATTCCGATCGAGGAGATGGTGATCGTGTGGAAGCAGCATTGGTTCTGGTCTAGGTTTATGACTGATGTTGAGTATGGGAATGGTCATGGAAGAAGTGTTGAGTTGAAGAATGGGAGAGGAGATACCTATAATAAAGTATGA